A window from Halomicrobium urmianum encodes these proteins:
- the fni gene encoding type 2 isopentenyl-diphosphate Delta-isomerase, with amino-acid sequence MSDTSGRKDDHIRIVNEEDVEVSGTGFADVSLIHEALPEIDREAVDASVDFLGAELDAPIVIESMTGGHPNTTELNRALAAAAQETGVAMGVGSQRAGLEDDGALESYAVVREAAPDAFLYGNIGAAQLSEYGVAGVERAVEMIDADAMAIHLNFLQEAVQPEGDVDARECLEWIERVADDLSVPVVVKETGNGFSRSTAERLAAAGVDAVDVAGKGGTTWSGVEAYRARAVDARREERLGELFREWGIPTAVSTAAASQVHDCVVASGGVRSGLDVAKAIALGARAAGLAKPFLKPAGRGPDAVVRVIEDLIAELETAMFVTGSADVDVLRTADVAVTGRTREYMDQRGVAPGE; translated from the coding sequence ATGTCAGACACGTCAGGACGGAAAGACGACCACATTCGAATCGTGAACGAGGAGGACGTCGAGGTCAGCGGGACGGGGTTCGCCGACGTCTCGCTGATCCACGAGGCGCTCCCGGAGATCGATCGCGAGGCCGTCGACGCGAGCGTCGACTTCCTCGGCGCGGAGCTCGACGCCCCGATCGTCATCGAGAGCATGACCGGCGGCCACCCGAACACGACGGAGCTCAACCGCGCGCTCGCGGCGGCGGCCCAGGAGACGGGCGTCGCTATGGGCGTCGGGAGCCAGCGCGCCGGCCTGGAGGACGACGGCGCTCTGGAGTCGTACGCCGTCGTTCGGGAGGCCGCGCCCGACGCCTTCCTCTACGGGAACATCGGCGCCGCCCAGCTGTCGGAGTACGGCGTCGCGGGCGTCGAGCGCGCGGTGGAGATGATCGACGCCGACGCGATGGCGATCCACCTGAACTTCCTGCAGGAGGCCGTCCAGCCCGAGGGAGACGTGGACGCCCGCGAGTGCCTCGAATGGATCGAACGGGTGGCCGACGACCTGAGCGTGCCGGTCGTCGTCAAGGAGACCGGCAACGGGTTCTCCCGGTCGACCGCCGAGCGTCTCGCGGCTGCCGGGGTCGACGCCGTCGACGTCGCCGGGAAGGGCGGGACGACGTGGTCCGGCGTGGAGGCCTACCGCGCTCGTGCGGTCGACGCGCGCCGGGAGGAACGGCTCGGAGAGCTGTTTCGCGAGTGGGGCATCCCGACCGCCGTCAGCACAGCGGCCGCGAGCCAGGTCCACGACTGCGTGGTCGCCAGCGGCGGCGTCCGTTCGGGACTGGACGTCGCGAAGGCCATCGCGCTGGGCGCCCGGGCCGCCGGCCTCGCCAAGCCGTTCCTGAAGCCGGCCGGACGGGGCCCCGACGCGGTCGTCCGCGTGATAGAGGACCTGATAGCCGAACTGGAGACCGCGATGTTCGTCACCGGTTCCGCGGACGTCGATGTACTGCGAACGGCCGACGTCGCTGTAACCGGGCGAACTCGGGAGTACATGGACCAGCGCGGCGTCGCGCCGGGTGAGTGA
- a CDS encoding Mrp/NBP35 family ATP-binding protein codes for MDEADVRERLRGVEDPDLGDDIVTLGLINDIEISDESIHIDLALGAPYSPNETAIAARVREALDDVDGEIELTANVDRGVDPVEDPLPGVKNVIAVASGKGGVGKSTLSVNLAAGLADRGASVGLFDADVYGPNVPRMVDADEQPQATEDEELIPPEAFGVKLMSMDFLVGEDDPVIWRGPMVDNVLTQLWNDVVWGNLDYMIVDLPPGTGDTQLTMLQNIPVSGAVVVTTPQEVALDDARKGLRMFGRHETPVLGIVENMSTFVCPDCGGEHDIFGSGGGRDFSEETDLPFLGEIPLDPAIREGGDDGKPLVLEEDSETGDAFREFVRRTAINQGIVHRKRHVDRQRERDATEEVER; via the coding sequence ATGGACGAAGCCGACGTTCGCGAGCGCCTGCGAGGGGTCGAGGACCCGGATCTCGGGGACGACATCGTCACGCTCGGGCTGATCAACGACATCGAAATCTCTGACGAGTCGATCCACATCGACCTCGCCCTGGGCGCCCCCTACTCGCCCAACGAGACGGCCATCGCCGCGCGCGTGCGAGAAGCACTGGACGACGTGGACGGGGAGATCGAACTCACCGCGAACGTCGACCGCGGCGTCGATCCCGTCGAGGACCCGCTGCCGGGCGTCAAGAACGTCATCGCAGTCGCCTCGGGCAAGGGCGGCGTCGGCAAGAGCACGCTCTCGGTCAACCTCGCAGCGGGGCTGGCCGACCGCGGCGCCAGCGTCGGCCTGTTCGACGCCGACGTGTACGGTCCGAACGTGCCGCGGATGGTCGACGCCGACGAGCAGCCGCAGGCCACCGAGGACGAGGAGCTCATCCCGCCCGAGGCGTTCGGCGTCAAGCTGATGAGCATGGACTTCCTCGTCGGCGAGGACGATCCCGTCATCTGGCGCGGCCCGATGGTCGACAACGTGCTCACGCAGCTGTGGAACGACGTCGTCTGGGGCAACCTCGACTACATGATCGTCGACCTGCCGCCGGGGACCGGCGACACTCAGCTGACCATGCTCCAGAACATCCCCGTCAGCGGCGCCGTCGTCGTCACGACGCCACAGGAGGTCGCGCTCGACGACGCGCGCAAGGGCCTGCGCATGTTCGGCCGCCACGAGACGCCCGTGCTGGGCATCGTCGAGAACATGTCCACGTTCGTCTGCCCCGACTGCGGCGGCGAGCACGACATCTTCGGCAGCGGCGGCGGCCGCGACTTCTCCGAGGAGACGGATCTCCCCTTCCTCGGCGAGATCCCGCTCGATCCGGCTATCCGCGAGGGCGGAGACGACGGCAAGCCGCTCGTGCTGGAGGAGGACAGCGAGACCGGCGACGCCTTCCGCGAGTTCGTCCGTCGGACGGCCATCAACCAGGGCATCGTCCACCGCAAGCGCCACGTCGACCGCCAGCGAGAGCGCGACGCGACGGAGGAAGTCGAGCGGTAG
- a CDS encoding 30S ribosomal protein S17e — protein MAIKPAYVKKTAKLLMERYPDAFGDDFEHNKDVVGELTNVESKGVRNRIAGYVTSKQGAQVEA, from the coding sequence ATGGCAATCAAGCCCGCCTACGTCAAGAAGACCGCGAAGCTGCTGATGGAGCGATACCCCGACGCCTTCGGCGACGACTTCGAGCACAACAAGGACGTCGTCGGCGAGCTGACCAACGTCGAGTCGAAGGGCGTCCGCAACCGGATCGCCGGCTACGTCACGAGCAAGCAGGGCGCGCAGGTCGAAGCCTGA
- a CDS encoding DUF447 domain-containing protein, whose translation MTAEWPVDLDGVTETVVTTLGPNDRWNVAALGVHAPKGDGDPGRDGDPATGGSAATARTWGRTRTWRNFREEGGGYVQFTRDPVTFAEAAMTVRETDDPVLEEADAWVRVDASEVDSGTDGDTQWVEWELVPRESGVEREAVPAINRGFYAVVEATVAASRLDVDAYDTDRLLERLAYFEDVVERCGGERERAAFDVVRRQVDAEW comes from the coding sequence ATGACGGCGGAGTGGCCGGTCGACCTCGACGGGGTCACCGAGACGGTCGTGACGACGCTGGGCCCGAACGACCGGTGGAACGTCGCGGCGCTGGGCGTCCACGCGCCGAAGGGAGACGGCGACCCGGGGCGCGACGGCGACCCGGCGACAGGCGGCAGCGCGGCGACGGCCCGAACGTGGGGCCGGACCCGAACCTGGCGGAACTTCCGGGAGGAGGGCGGGGGCTACGTCCAGTTCACGCGCGACCCCGTGACCTTCGCCGAGGCCGCGATGACGGTTCGTGAGACAGACGACCCCGTCCTCGAGGAGGCCGACGCGTGGGTCCGGGTCGACGCGAGCGAGGTCGACAGCGGCACCGACGGCGACACGCAGTGGGTGGAGTGGGAACTGGTGCCGCGCGAGTCGGGCGTCGAACGGGAGGCTGTCCCCGCTATCAACCGCGGATTTTACGCCGTCGTCGAGGCGACCGTCGCGGCCTCGCGGCTGGACGTCGACGCCTACGACACCGACAGGCTGCTGGAGCGACTGGCCTACTTCGAGGACGTGGTCGAGCGGTGCGGCGGCGAGCGAGAGCGAGCGGCGTTCGACGTGGTCCGCCGGCAGGTCGACGCCGAGTGGTGA
- a CDS encoding triphosphoribosyl-dephospho-CoA synthase — translation MRPIAGNAELALLLEVASTPKPGNVDREREYDDLRFEHFLAGAVGARPGFERAAEGEPIGRAFETAIEGMADQRGGNTQFGAVLVVTPLVATAASGDLTRERAREVVAETTVEDAAGFYRAFEHVDVAVDDPPEDMAALDVRRGSDAVPVLRERGLALSDVMERSADRDGVAAEWTSGFERVFDAADRLLAADRSVPDRASIVFLELLAEEPDTFVVTRNDRETAEEVTRRAQAVLDGEEDADALAAELIDRDVNPGTTADLVAGALFVALERGLDV, via the coding sequence GTGAGGCCGATCGCGGGGAACGCCGAACTGGCGCTGCTGCTGGAGGTCGCCAGTACGCCCAAGCCCGGCAACGTCGACCGGGAGCGGGAGTACGACGACCTCCGCTTCGAGCACTTTCTGGCGGGCGCCGTCGGCGCGCGTCCGGGGTTCGAGCGGGCCGCCGAGGGCGAACCGATCGGGCGGGCCTTCGAGACCGCGATCGAGGGGATGGCCGACCAGCGCGGCGGCAACACGCAGTTCGGGGCCGTCCTCGTGGTGACGCCGCTGGTCGCGACGGCGGCGAGCGGCGATCTGACCCGTGAGCGAGCCCGAGAGGTCGTCGCGGAAACGACTGTCGAGGACGCGGCCGGCTTCTACCGGGCCTTCGAGCACGTCGACGTCGCGGTCGACGACCCGCCCGAGGACATGGCAGCGCTGGACGTCCGCCGGGGCAGCGACGCCGTCCCGGTGCTGCGCGAGCGCGGACTCGCGCTCTCGGACGTGATGGAGCGCAGCGCAGACCGCGACGGCGTGGCCGCCGAGTGGACCAGCGGCTTCGAGCGGGTCTTCGACGCGGCTGATCGATTGCTGGCGGCCGACAGGTCCGTCCCGGACCGGGCGTCGATCGTCTTCCTCGAACTGCTGGCCGAGGAGCCCGACACCTTCGTCGTCACGCGGAACGACCGCGAGACGGCCGAGGAAGTGACCCGGCGGGCGCAGGCGGTCCTCGACGGGGAGGAGGACGCCGACGCGCTCGCCGCGGAGCTGATCGACCGCGACGTCAATCCCGGCACGACGGCCGACCTCGTCGCTGGTGCGCTGTTCGTCGCTCTGGAACGAGGGCTGGACGTATGA
- a CDS encoding tRNA-dihydrouridine synthase yields MTALQFEPRVALASLSGQSDAEWARAGVEYAGCAFLGGIALDGPTREAAREMVADRDREEFLPADPYRFVREQLRALADVPIRPAVNVRSTTLVPVEEVADLCRDHGAIVEINAHCRQAEMCDTGAGEALLRRPGKLAKQVEAASATGATVSVKVRTEVDGVDLPDLAARLDRAGADAVHVDAMDSERVVANVVEATDLFVIANNGVRDAATVREYLEYGADAVSIGRPSDDPDVLARVREATEDWFRQREVSP; encoded by the coding sequence GTGACCGCGCTCCAGTTCGAGCCCCGCGTCGCGCTGGCGAGCCTGAGCGGCCAGTCCGACGCCGAGTGGGCCCGGGCCGGTGTGGAGTACGCCGGCTGCGCCTTCCTCGGCGGCATCGCGCTCGACGGCCCGACGCGCGAGGCCGCCCGCGAGATGGTCGCCGACCGCGACCGCGAGGAGTTCCTGCCGGCGGATCCGTACCGCTTCGTGCGCGAGCAACTGCGCGCGCTCGCCGACGTTCCGATCCGGCCGGCGGTGAACGTCAGGAGCACGACGCTAGTGCCTGTCGAGGAGGTCGCAGACCTCTGTCGAGACCACGGCGCGATAGTCGAGATCAACGCCCACTGCCGGCAGGCGGAGATGTGCGACACCGGCGCCGGCGAGGCACTCCTACGCCGGCCGGGAAAGCTCGCCAAGCAGGTCGAGGCCGCCTCGGCGACCGGCGCGACGGTCAGCGTCAAGGTCCGCACCGAGGTCGACGGCGTGGACCTCCCCGATCTCGCTGCCCGTCTCGATCGGGCCGGCGCCGACGCCGTCCACGTCGACGCGATGGACTCCGAGCGGGTCGTCGCGAACGTCGTCGAGGCGACGGACCTGTTCGTGATCGCCAACAACGGCGTCAGGGACGCGGCGACCGTCCGGGAGTACCTCGAGTACGGCGCCGACGCGGTGAGCATCGGGCGCCCGAGCGACGACCCGGACGTCCTCGCCCGGGTCCGTGAGGCGACCGAGGACTGGTTCCGACAGCGGGAGGTGTCACCGTGA
- the cofD gene encoding 2-phospho-L-lactate transferase: MVTFLSGGTGTPKLLAGADAVFDPAGTTVVGNTGDDVILGGHLVCPDVDTVLFHDGGVLDRETWWGIADDTAETHEELQRLADAADLGSGPRYLPPERQTEGREIGRWRRFSGVAEFMHIGDRDRAVHVTRTSLLDEGQSLTEATRVLADAFGLERSLLPMSDDPVATLIQTPDGIQHFQEWWVGRGGEPPVEDVEFRGADEATATDAVDAALADPVVIGPSNPVTSIGPMLAVPGFEAALRETTVVAVSPFVGDEVFSGPAADLMAAVGREPSTAGVADSYPFADAFVLDEADPTELDRPVVRTDTAIDGDADSERVARAVAEALEVAG, from the coding sequence ATGGTCACGTTCCTCTCCGGCGGCACCGGGACGCCGAAGCTCCTCGCCGGGGCCGACGCCGTCTTCGATCCGGCCGGGACGACGGTCGTCGGCAACACCGGCGACGACGTCATCCTCGGCGGTCACCTCGTCTGCCCGGACGTCGACACCGTCCTCTTCCACGACGGCGGCGTCCTCGACCGGGAGACGTGGTGGGGGATCGCCGACGACACGGCCGAGACCCACGAGGAACTCCAGCGACTCGCCGACGCGGCAGATCTGGGAAGCGGACCGCGCTACCTCCCGCCAGAGCGACAGACCGAGGGCCGAGAGATCGGCCGCTGGCGGCGCTTCTCCGGCGTCGCGGAGTTCATGCACATCGGCGACCGGGACCGCGCAGTCCACGTCACCCGGACGAGCCTGCTCGACGAGGGACAGTCCCTCACCGAGGCCACGCGAGTCCTCGCGGACGCCTTCGGGCTGGAGCGATCGCTGCTCCCGATGAGCGACGACCCCGTGGCGACGCTGATCCAGACGCCCGACGGCATCCAGCACTTCCAGGAGTGGTGGGTCGGGCGCGGCGGCGAACCGCCCGTCGAGGACGTCGAGTTCCGCGGGGCCGACGAGGCGACGGCCACCGACGCCGTCGACGCGGCGCTCGCGGACCCCGTAGTGATCGGCCCCTCTAACCCGGTCACCAGTATCGGGCCGATGCTCGCCGTGCCCGGCTTCGAGGCGGCCCTGCGGGAGACGACCGTCGTCGCCGTCTCCCCGTTCGTCGGCGACGAGGTGTTCTCCGGACCGGCCGCCGACCTGATGGCCGCCGTCGGCCGGGAGCCCTCGACCGCGGGCGTGGCGGACAGCTACCCCTTCGCCGACGCCTTCGTCCTCGACGAAGCAGACCCGACGGAACTGGATCGACCCGTCGTCCGGACGGACACGGCAATCGACGGCGACGCCGACAGCGAGCGCGTCGCCCGGGCCGTCGCCGAGGCGCTGGAGGTGGCCGGGTGA
- a CDS encoding HD domain-containing protein codes for MTTIKDSVHDHIEVAGVAADLLETPPVQRLRHVKQLGTVDLVYPSANHTRFEHSLGVYYLADRALSHLGIEGQQAERVRAAALLHDVGHSPYSHNVEGLLHRETGKYHDDVHGLLGRGEVARGLTEHDLDPDAVADLVAGDAELGQLVSGELDVDRMDYLVRDAHHTGVPYGTIDHERLLRELRFVDGELVLDEGNVQTAESLLLARALMNPTVYQHHVARIAKSMLRRGTERLLAETDVDAEELRRWDDSDLLVALRDCEATAGYARRLDERKLFKRGVWAERRAVPDDILEADHDQIREYERTIADEAEVDSDAVVLDVPDEPSMTESTSRVVVNGEVRRLGDQSTLVDALRAAQRDQWRLGVYAPEAVSERVGNVAIRTLGLDLEGSLVRDVRPGVHATLDEFR; via the coding sequence ATGACGACCATCAAGGACAGCGTCCACGACCACATCGAAGTCGCGGGCGTGGCCGCGGACCTCCTGGAGACGCCGCCCGTCCAGCGTCTCCGCCACGTCAAGCAGCTCGGGACGGTGGATCTGGTCTATCCCTCCGCCAATCACACCCGCTTCGAACACTCGCTTGGGGTCTACTACCTGGCCGACCGGGCGCTCTCCCACCTCGGCATCGAGGGCCAGCAGGCCGAGCGCGTTCGCGCGGCCGCGCTGCTGCACGACGTGGGCCACTCGCCCTACAGCCACAACGTCGAGGGGCTGCTCCACCGGGAGACGGGCAAGTACCACGACGACGTCCACGGGCTGCTGGGGCGCGGCGAGGTGGCGCGGGGCCTCACGGAGCACGACCTCGACCCGGACGCCGTGGCCGACCTCGTGGCCGGCGACGCGGAGCTGGGCCAGCTCGTCTCCGGGGAGCTGGACGTCGACCGGATGGACTACCTCGTGCGGGACGCCCACCACACCGGCGTCCCCTACGGGACCATCGACCACGAGCGGCTGCTCCGGGAGCTTCGCTTCGTCGACGGCGAACTCGTGCTCGACGAGGGCAACGTCCAGACGGCCGAATCGCTGCTGCTCGCGCGGGCGCTGATGAACCCGACCGTCTACCAGCACCACGTCGCCCGCATCGCCAAGTCGATGCTGCGCCGCGGGACGGAGCGCCTGCTGGCCGAGACCGACGTCGACGCCGAGGAACTGCGGCGCTGGGACGACAGCGACCTGCTCGTGGCGCTGCGGGACTGCGAGGCGACCGCGGGCTACGCCCGGCGGCTGGACGAGCGGAAGCTGTTCAAGCGCGGCGTCTGGGCCGAGCGGCGGGCAGTGCCCGACGACATTCTCGAAGCTGACCACGACCAGATTCGCGAGTACGAGCGGACCATCGCCGACGAGGCCGAGGTCGACTCCGACGCGGTCGTCCTCGACGTGCCCGACGAGCCCTCCATGACCGAGTCGACCAGCCGCGTCGTCGTCAACGGTGAGGTGCGCCGGCTGGGCGACCAGTCGACGCTGGTCGACGCCCTGCGGGCCGCCCAGCGCGACCAGTGGCGGCTCGGCGTGTACGCGCCCGAAGCGGTCTCCGAGCGCGTCGGCAACGTCGCCATCCGGACCCTCGGACTCGACCTGGAGGGCTCGCTGGTCCGGGACGTCCGGCCCGGCGTCCACGCCACCCTCGACGAATTCAGATAG
- a CDS encoding amidohydrolase family protein, whose translation MELTGTILQGESFEPVEGRVVVEDGEIAAIEETAVDSDDVILPAFVNAHTHIGDSIAKEAGGGLTLEELVAPPDGLKHRLLRQADREELVEGMVRSIDFMASTGTGAFVEFREGGLAGVEVIEDALAGSPLEAVVLGRETVEAMEAADGFGASGANDADFARERNATERAGKIFGIHAGEVDATDINPALDLDPDFLVHMVHAEELHLDRVADSGTPVVVCPRSNVVTDVGLPPLADLLERTTVALGTDNVMTNSPSMFREMEFAAKLFDVTAEEVLRMATINGASVGGLDCGVVETGREARLLVLDGDSDNLAGAQDLVRAVVRRAGASDVKRVVLSGKA comes from the coding sequence ATGGAACTGACCGGGACGATACTGCAGGGCGAGTCCTTCGAGCCGGTCGAGGGCCGCGTCGTCGTCGAGGACGGGGAGATAGCGGCCATCGAGGAGACGGCCGTCGACTCCGACGACGTGATCCTGCCGGCGTTCGTCAACGCGCACACGCACATCGGCGACTCCATCGCCAAGGAGGCCGGCGGCGGGCTGACGCTGGAGGAACTGGTCGCGCCGCCGGACGGCCTCAAACACCGGCTGCTCCGGCAGGCCGACCGCGAGGAACTGGTCGAGGGCATGGTCCGCTCGATCGACTTCATGGCCTCGACCGGGACGGGCGCGTTCGTCGAGTTCCGCGAGGGCGGCCTGGCGGGCGTCGAGGTCATCGAGGACGCGCTCGCCGGCTCGCCGCTGGAGGCGGTCGTCCTCGGGCGGGAGACGGTCGAGGCCATGGAGGCGGCCGACGGGTTCGGGGCCAGCGGCGCCAACGACGCCGACTTCGCCCGCGAGCGGAACGCGACCGAGCGCGCGGGCAAGATCTTCGGCATCCACGCCGGCGAGGTCGACGCGACGGACATCAACCCCGCGCTCGACCTCGATCCGGACTTCCTCGTCCACATGGTCCACGCGGAGGAGCTACACCTCGACCGCGTCGCGGACAGCGGGACGCCCGTGGTCGTCTGCCCGCGCTCGAACGTCGTCACCGACGTCGGTCTGCCGCCGCTGGCGGACCTGCTGGAGCGGACCACCGTCGCGCTCGGGACGGACAACGTGATGACCAACAGCCCGTCGATGTTCCGCGAGATGGAGTTCGCGGCGAAGCTGTTCGACGTCACCGCCGAGGAGGTCCTCCGGATGGCCACGATCAACGGCGCCTCCGTCGGCGGCCTCGACTGCGGCGTCGTCGAGACTGGCCGCGAGGCGCGCCTGCTGGTGCTCGACGGCGACTCGGACAACCTCGCCGGCGCGCAGGACCTCGTCCGGGCCGTCGTCCGGCGCGCGGGCGCGAGCGACGTGAAGCGGGTCGTTTTGTCGGGGAAGGCTTAA
- a CDS encoding universal stress protein: protein MYDRLLLPTDGSEEMEGVIEHAAGLAREHDAALHAVYVVDEGAAAGVPMAGAGGDVRGMLAERGEEALDDVAAIAGDALAERTILDGTPWREIVDYADERDVDLIAMGTHGRGGIDRLLLGSVAERVVRRSPVPVLTVRVERSEE, encoded by the coding sequence ATGTACGACCGGCTGCTCCTGCCGACCGACGGCTCCGAGGAGATGGAGGGGGTCATCGAGCACGCCGCCGGCCTGGCCCGCGAGCACGACGCGGCGCTGCATGCGGTCTACGTCGTCGACGAGGGGGCCGCAGCCGGGGTCCCGATGGCGGGTGCGGGCGGCGACGTCCGGGGGATGCTGGCCGAGCGCGGCGAGGAGGCGCTCGACGACGTCGCCGCGATCGCTGGCGACGCGCTGGCCGAGCGGACGATCCTCGACGGGACGCCGTGGCGCGAGATCGTCGACTACGCCGACGAGCGCGACGTCGACCTGATCGCGATGGGCACGCACGGCCGCGGCGGGATCGATCGGCTGCTGCTGGGGAGCGTGGCCGAGCGGGTCGTCAGGCGTTCGCCGGTCCCGGTGCTGACGGTGCGCGTCGAGCGATCGGAGGAGTAG
- a CDS encoding biotin--[acetyl-CoA-carboxylase] ligase — translation MQETRRRVLDAVADGPATGPALAEELDVSRAAVWKHVEALREAGFEIGSDGDGYVLESVPEFGGEAVEYGLDAPFDVEHHDSIDSTNRRARELANDGAEDVVVLADEQTGGRGRLDRAWASPSGGIWLSLVLRPDVPPAHAPAFTLAAAVAVTRAAREAGVDARIKWPNDVMVTGEDGTERKLAGILTEMEGEADRVSWVIVGVGINVNVDPGDLPGDAPATSVRAEVGDVDRRAFAQRVLEEFDALRGDLRGVVDAWRENASTLGKRVRVETADGVVEGAAVDVTFPGTLVVDVDGERVSVAAGDCEHLRPA, via the coding sequence ATGCAAGAGACGCGCCGACGGGTGCTGGACGCGGTCGCCGACGGGCCGGCGACGGGACCGGCGCTTGCCGAGGAACTGGACGTCTCGCGGGCGGCCGTCTGGAAGCACGTCGAGGCGCTGCGGGAGGCGGGCTTCGAGATCGGGAGCGACGGCGACGGCTACGTCCTCGAATCGGTCCCGGAGTTCGGCGGCGAGGCCGTCGAGTACGGGCTGGACGCCCCCTTCGACGTGGAGCACCACGACTCGATCGACAGCACGAACCGGCGCGCACGGGAGCTGGCGAACGACGGCGCAGAGGACGTGGTGGTGCTGGCCGACGAACAGACCGGCGGACGCGGCCGGCTGGACCGTGCCTGGGCCTCGCCCAGCGGGGGGATCTGGCTGAGCCTCGTCCTGCGACCCGACGTCCCGCCCGCCCACGCGCCCGCGTTCACGCTCGCCGCGGCGGTGGCGGTCACCCGGGCCGCCCGCGAGGCTGGCGTCGACGCCCGCATCAAGTGGCCCAACGACGTGATGGTGACCGGCGAGGACGGCACGGAGCGCAAGCTGGCGGGGATCCTCACGGAGATGGAGGGCGAGGCCGACCGCGTCTCCTGGGTGATCGTCGGCGTCGGGATCAACGTCAACGTCGACCCCGGCGACCTCCCGGGCGACGCGCCGGCGACCAGCGTCCGGGCCGAGGTCGGCGACGTCGACCGGCGGGCGTTCGCACAGCGCGTCCTCGAGGAGTTCGACGCGCTACGGGGTGACCTCCGCGGCGTCGTCGACGCCTGGCGGGAGAACGCGTCGACGCTGGGCAAGCGGGTCCGCGTCGAGACCGCCGACGGCGTCGTGGAGGGGGCTGCCGTCGACGTCACCTTCCCCGGGACGCTCGTGGTCGACGTCGACGGCGAGCGGGTGTCAGTGGCCGCTGGCGACTGCGAGCACCTCCGGCCGGCGTAG
- a CDS encoding DUF7511 domain-containing protein: MPVTDPVDAPEGSLADFPEFDLVCTVDEASDPELVTIHSADEEEMITHWITVDEPHAMDLAEMR, translated from the coding sequence ATGCCAGTCACCGACCCCGTCGACGCGCCCGAGGGCTCGCTCGCCGACTTCCCCGAGTTCGACCTCGTCTGTACCGTCGACGAGGCGTCGGACCCGGAACTCGTCACGATCCACTCGGCGGACGAGGAGGAGATGATCACCCACTGGATCACCGTCGACGAACCCCACGCGATGGATCTAGCGGAGATGCGCTGA